In Kangiella profundi, one DNA window encodes the following:
- a CDS encoding VWA domain-containing protein encodes MFDFLPEITQLHFIRPWAWLLLIPVILLWWLYRTKGQQASGWAKLIDQHLLGWMMPNSQLGKSIKWQKNLLLTMWILLVIALSGPSWKKLPQPVFSNLASRVIVLDLSSSMDAQDVKPSRLARAKFKLTDILKAIKDGLTGFVVYAGDGFILSPLTSDTDTIDNMVEVLSTNLMPLVGSKPDKGIEKAIELLDNGAAGEGDIIWITDGGDEEELSRIKELISKTSYDLNILAIGTAEGAPIPMSNGSGFVKDNKGNIVIPKLNYNELANFADDIGATLTPMTAGNEDIELLLQRPQLTVDERLEKQDIMADRWEDAGFWLLFLVLPILLLGFKHRSMFAIVLVISVGSFASPQAQANPLESLFLNKDQQAKKLLNEEQYQEAYKTFEDPEWKAVAAYRNGDYQIAENNFENGQQLSPADKLYNKANAQALAGELEAAVSSYKEALQLNPDHQDALYNKKIVEDLLKQQQQENQQSQQQDESQSEREQNDQQQEQQQDQNSQSDESSEQQQQPSDQQQQKPELTEEELQQQFKEEEKDQELDQWLKRLPDDPGGLLRRKMYQEYRERGHKQHVDETW; translated from the coding sequence ATGTTTGATTTTCTTCCTGAAATTACGCAACTCCATTTTATCCGCCCCTGGGCGTGGTTGTTGCTGATTCCAGTCATCCTATTGTGGTGGCTATACAGAACCAAAGGTCAGCAAGCCAGCGGCTGGGCCAAACTAATTGATCAGCACCTGCTAGGCTGGATGATGCCAAACTCGCAATTAGGTAAAAGTATTAAGTGGCAAAAAAACTTATTGCTCACAATGTGGATTCTTTTGGTCATTGCCCTATCGGGGCCCAGCTGGAAGAAGCTGCCACAACCTGTTTTTTCTAATTTGGCATCACGAGTGATAGTCCTGGATTTGTCTTCTTCAATGGATGCACAAGATGTCAAACCCAGTCGCCTGGCTCGAGCCAAGTTCAAATTAACCGACATTTTAAAAGCTATTAAAGACGGCCTAACAGGCTTTGTCGTTTATGCTGGTGACGGATTCATACTCAGCCCTTTAACCAGCGACACCGATACAATTGATAACATGGTTGAGGTTCTCTCTACCAACCTTATGCCATTAGTTGGCAGTAAGCCTGACAAAGGCATCGAAAAAGCGATAGAGCTGCTAGACAATGGTGCCGCTGGTGAAGGTGATATCATCTGGATTACAGATGGCGGAGATGAGGAAGAGTTGTCAAGAATAAAAGAACTAATTAGCAAAACCTCCTACGACCTCAATATTCTTGCTATCGGTACCGCGGAAGGAGCACCCATTCCGATGTCGAATGGATCTGGCTTCGTCAAAGACAACAAAGGCAACATTGTCATTCCTAAATTGAATTACAATGAATTGGCAAATTTTGCAGATGATATCGGAGCAACTCTCACTCCTATGACAGCCGGTAATGAGGACATAGAACTTTTACTGCAACGCCCGCAGTTAACGGTGGATGAAAGGTTGGAAAAACAGGACATTATGGCAGACCGCTGGGAAGATGCAGGCTTCTGGTTATTATTTTTAGTACTGCCAATTTTATTACTAGGTTTCAAACACCGCTCAATGTTCGCGATAGTGCTTGTAATTAGCGTTGGCAGTTTTGCGAGCCCTCAGGCTCAAGCCAACCCGCTAGAAAGTCTTTTCCTCAATAAGGATCAGCAGGCTAAAAAGCTTCTGAATGAGGAGCAGTATCAAGAGGCTTATAAGACATTCGAAGATCCTGAGTGGAAGGCTGTAGCTGCTTATCGCAATGGCGACTATCAAATAGCAGAAAATAATTTTGAGAATGGTCAGCAACTCTCCCCTGCTGACAAGTTATATAATAAAGCCAATGCACAGGCTCTGGCCGGTGAACTTGAGGCAGCGGTATCGAGCTATAAAGAAGCGTTACAACTCAATCCGGATCACCAGGATGCCCTGTACAATAAGAAAATAGTTGAAGACCTGTTAAAGCAACAACAGCAAGAAAATCAACAAAGCCAACAACAGGATGAGTCCCAATCCGAACGAGAACAAAATGATCAGCAGCAGGAGCAACAACAGGATCAGAACTCTCAAAGTGATGAATCCAGCGAGCAGCAGCAACAGCCTAGTGATCAACAACAACAAAAGCCTGAGTTGACTGAAGAAGAGTTGCAGCAACAATTTAAAGAAGAGGAAAAGGATCAGGAACTGGATCAGTGGTTGAAACGCTTACCAGATGATCCAGGCGGTTTACTACGTCGAAAAATGTATCAGGAATATCGCGAACGTGGTCATAAACAACATGTTGATGAGACATGGTAA